The Leguminivora glycinivorella isolate SPB_JAAS2020 chromosome 1, LegGlyc_1.1, whole genome shotgun sequence genome includes a region encoding these proteins:
- the LOC125225743 gene encoding uncharacterized protein LOC125225743 yields MHPVKFGQFLYTNGISNLKDGGIKKIGRNRLSVEFLSAAGANQFLSCSLASNNCKKFIPSYHVTKTGIARNIPTDLSNEDLPNLISTPFGCGKVVKARRLNFKKRNPSDNSTQWAPSETVVLTFDGQILPDKVFLFSCALDVVQYYFPTVQCFKCCRFGHVRAQCRSRPRCSKCAQPHEGSTCSAVPSCLNCLGKHCATDKVCSEFIRQQQIKRIMGDESLSYQEADRKIPKARRPYNEAAQTKSYKKTVLIQKKTPALSNPHGYDEKSHRALVADYNAPQPANGVMFRNGPFSSQCSSPVAPAPTELFSLVHILPMLYSVISSLVSTLQQNAISLPSNVASSLKDLSPFLSSGPVCGPYENGGQFYPVEHQEHQS; encoded by the exons ATGCATCCGGTGAAATTTGGCCAATTTCTGTACACAAATGGCATATCTAACCTGAAGGAtggtggaattaaaaaaattggAAGAAATAGGCTGAGTGTAGAATTTTTATCCGCTGCCGGGGCTAATCAGTTTTTGTCGTGCTCATTGGCCAGTAATAATTGCAAGAAATTCATTCCTTCATACCACGTCACCAAAACGGGTATTGCACGTAACATCCCGACTGACTTATCGAACGAGGACCTACCAAATTTAATTTCCACTCCTTTCGGTTGTGGTAag GTTGTAAAGGCGAGACgattaaactttaaaaaaaggaatCCTTCCGACAATTCCACTCAATGGGCCCCATCAGAAACTGTAGTTCTGACGTTTGACGGCCAAATTCTCCCGGACAAAGTGTTTTTATTCAGCTGTGCATTGGACGtggttcaatattatttcccTACTGTGCAATGTTTCAAGTGTTGTCGCTTCGGCCATGTTCGGGCGCAATGCCGGTCTCGTCCTCGTTGTTCCAAATGTGCTCAGCCTCATGAAGGCAGTACCTGTTCGGCTGTCCCATCCTGCCTTAACTGCTTAGGTAAACATTGTGCTACGGACAAGGTTTGTTCCGAATTCATCAGGCAACAACAGATAAAAAGAATAATGGGAGATGAAAGTTTATCCTATCAGGAGGCGGATAGAAAGATTCCTAAAGCTCGCAGACCGTACAATGAAGCTGCTCAAACGAAGTCttataaaaaaactgttttaattcaaaaaaaaactccTGCCCTATCTAACCCTCATGGGTATGATGAGAAATCTCACAGGGCCTTAGTAGCAGACTACAATGCTCCTCAACCTGCTAATGGGGTTATGTTTAGGAATGGTCCATTTAGTAGCCAATGTTCTTCTCCAGTTGCACCAGCGCCGACTGAACTGTTTTCTTTGGTCCATATTTTACCTATGCTCTATTCGGTGATCTCGTCTCTTGTATCTACTCTTCAGCAAAATGCTATCTCTCTACCGTCCAACGTTGCCAGTAGTTTAAAGGATTTATCTCCCTTCCTTTCCAGTGGCCCTGTCTGTGGGCCTTATGAAAATGGCGGTCAATTTTATCCAGTGGAACATCAGGAGCATCAGTCGTAA